A genome region from Chengkuizengella sp. SCS-71B includes the following:
- a CDS encoding diguanylate cyclase, which produces MNVNDNQCKIKKDRVYTFHQRDYSSKIENMNVQHIWQIITKSFKEFMNQFISESLQVQGAFFIVDMNGKLLNSHVFSDWLYKDELYMKLQPNTVWDDTELGANAINECIRNFKLSMVYFEKHSYKPFKKYITCAVPIIFSVENKQKVVLGAIFKNNENMNELLIKSLGMSFQSILYKNIESYLNFKLYNENLKVSKENKQKEQLYQINKNLQSKLDGDLILSEVIQKIKDIYPKCEVQLFLSQDNKPNTSLKTISFDVNEDPYCKLAFMEGEIQVQHFESDNQLISVPLRGLQAVYGVFRIQTNLEPFCDKDISFVSMLVDSAGVAFENAKLLEQSNSLIGELRLINDITRRLNKSLNLNELFDYISNELINIFNADFGCIIEFNKEKNQITVKSSNIPNLSNDVFSVNYGFSGIVNQTKEGVIVQDYEMNPSVSSKVMEITKSRSLIASPILVNDEVSGVVMFTNRIPNFFSYDNYRMLQVLSTHIGLAMSNAMLHDEMNRMVITDNLTGLYARHYLDQQVTKMINDHHYGSLILFDIDFFKRVNDTYGHQLGDKILKQVSKIILSCIGDSDIAARWGGEEIAVYIAEAKVEQAIKIAERIRYRVYNETNPQVSVSCGISDWSLDDSIIGVENLIYKADMALYEAKKLGRNQIQING; this is translated from the coding sequence ATGAATGTGAATGATAATCAATGTAAGATTAAAAAAGATAGAGTATATACCTTTCATCAACGGGACTATAGTAGCAAAATCGAAAATATGAATGTTCAGCATATCTGGCAAATCATAACAAAATCATTTAAAGAATTTATGAATCAATTCATCTCTGAATCACTACAAGTTCAGGGTGCTTTTTTTATAGTGGACATGAATGGAAAATTGTTAAACAGTCATGTATTTTCAGATTGGCTTTATAAAGATGAATTATATATGAAGTTACAGCCTAATACAGTTTGGGATGATACTGAGTTAGGAGCTAACGCAATAAATGAGTGTATTAGAAATTTTAAACTAAGTATGGTTTATTTTGAAAAACATTCATATAAACCTTTTAAAAAATACATTACTTGCGCAGTTCCTATCATATTTTCAGTAGAAAATAAACAGAAAGTAGTGTTAGGTGCTATTTTTAAGAACAATGAAAATATGAATGAACTTTTAATAAAATCGTTAGGTATGTCATTCCAATCGATCTTATATAAAAATATAGAATCTTATTTGAATTTTAAATTATACAATGAAAATTTAAAGGTATCTAAAGAAAATAAACAAAAAGAACAATTATATCAGATCAACAAAAACCTGCAATCAAAATTGGATGGGGATTTAATATTATCAGAAGTCATACAGAAGATAAAAGATATCTATCCCAAATGTGAAGTTCAATTGTTCTTATCGCAAGATAATAAACCAAACACATCACTTAAAACAATATCTTTTGATGTAAATGAAGATCCTTATTGTAAACTTGCTTTTATGGAAGGTGAGATCCAAGTACAACATTTTGAGTCAGACAATCAACTCATTTCTGTTCCTTTACGAGGCCTACAAGCTGTTTACGGTGTTTTTAGAATCCAAACAAACTTAGAGCCTTTCTGTGATAAAGATATTAGTTTTGTTTCCATGTTAGTTGATTCTGCTGGGGTTGCTTTTGAAAATGCTAAATTGTTGGAGCAGTCCAATTCTTTAATCGGTGAGTTAAGATTAATTAATGACATTACGAGAAGGTTGAATAAAAGTTTGAATTTAAATGAACTTTTTGACTATATTTCAAACGAATTAATAAATATATTTAATGCGGATTTTGGTTGTATAATTGAATTTAATAAGGAAAAAAATCAAATTACTGTAAAATCGAGTAATATTCCAAATTTATCAAATGATGTTTTTTCAGTTAATTATGGTTTTTCAGGTATTGTGAATCAAACAAAAGAAGGAGTTATTGTCCAAGACTATGAAATGAATCCATCTGTAAGCTCAAAGGTGATGGAAATTACAAAATCTCGATCATTAATTGCTTCGCCTATTCTGGTAAACGATGAGGTTTCAGGTGTTGTCATGTTTACAAATCGAATTCCTAATTTTTTTTCTTATGATAATTATAGAATGCTGCAAGTTCTTTCCACGCATATTGGACTTGCGATGAGTAACGCCATGCTTCATGATGAAATGAATCGAATGGTGATCACTGACAATTTAACAGGGTTATATGCAAGACACTATTTAGATCAGCAGGTTACAAAGATGATAAATGATCATCATTATGGTTCTCTAATTCTGTTCGATATCGATTTTTTTAAAAGAGTAAATGATACTTATGGTCATCAACTTGGAGATAAAATTTTGAAACAAGTAAGTAAAATTATTCTGTCTTGTATTGGGGATTCAGACATCGCTGCAAGGTGGGGGGGAGAAGAGATAGCGGTTTATATTGCTGAAGCGAAAGTGGAACAAGCCATAAAAATAGCTGAGCGTATCCGTTATAGAGTTTATAATGAGACAAATCCACAAGTTAGTGTTTCATGTGGAATCTCTGATTGGAGTTTAGATGATAGTATCATTGGGGTTGAAAACTTAATATATAAAGCAGATATGGCTTTATACGAAGCTAAAAAATTAGGAAGAAATCAAATACAAATTAATGGATAA
- the rpsD gene encoding 30S ribosomal protein S4 translates to MARYTGPKFKLSRRLGISLSGTGKELKRNYPPGQHGANQRRKVSGYGLQLMEKQKLRHMYGLNEKQFRNLFDKASNMKGISGENFMILLEGRLDNLVYRFALSNSRAGARQLVAHGHVTVNGKKVDIPSYAVKPGDVIGLREKSRGLKVIKESLENSNFTPAYVEFDEKTMEGKYVRYPERAELPPEINEQQIVELYSR, encoded by the coding sequence ATGGCACGTTACACAGGTCCAAAATTCAAATTAAGTCGTCGCTTAGGGATTTCCTTAAGTGGTACAGGTAAAGAATTAAAGAGAAATTATCCACCAGGTCAACATGGTGCAAATCAAAGAAGAAAAGTTAGCGGATACGGTTTACAGCTTATGGAAAAGCAAAAACTTCGTCATATGTACGGATTAAATGAAAAGCAATTCCGTAATCTGTTTGACAAAGCTTCTAATATGAAAGGTATTTCTGGTGAAAACTTCATGATCTTATTAGAAGGCCGCTTAGATAATTTAGTTTATCGTTTTGCATTATCCAATTCACGTGCTGGAGCTCGTCAGCTTGTAGCACATGGACATGTAACTGTAAATGGTAAAAAAGTGGATATTCCATCTTATGCTGTTAAACCAGGTGACGTAATTGGTTTGAGAGAGAAAAGCAGAGGTTTAAAAGTTATCAAAGAATCTTTGGAAAACAGCAATTTTACTCCGGCTTATGTTGAATTTGATGAAAAAACAATGGAAGGTAAATATGTTCGCTATCCAGAACGTGCGGAATTACCTCCTGAAATCAACGAACAACAAATCGTCGAGCTTTACAGCAGATAA
- the tyrS gene encoding tyrosine--tRNA ligase — translation MAKWEELSAEQQTEVNRQLEIIRRGVVEIVPEDELKQKVIKSVLTKNPLKVKLGLDPSAPDIHIGHTVVLHKLRQFQDLGHQVQLIIGDFTGRIGDPTGKSETRKQLTEEDVIKNAQTYKEQFFKILDIEKTTVFFNSEWLAPLNFADVVELSAKVTVARMLERDDFTKRYNSGQSISIHEFFYPLMQGYDSVALQSDVEIGGTDQKFNLLMGRTLQKEYNVPTQATVMLPLIEGLDGVKKMSKSLNNYIGIDEEPSEIYGKSMSIPDELMVKYYELATDMSMEDLDALKAGLENGSVHPRDAKMKLAHTFVRMYHGLEAANEAQERFKTVFQKRALPEDIPSIEIPSSILDNGTLRLINLLVHLKLQSSNGEARRSITQGAVRINEEKITDVNAVVNPKEGDIVQVGKRKFAKVILT, via the coding sequence ATGGCAAAGTGGGAAGAGCTTTCAGCAGAGCAACAAACGGAAGTTAACAGGCAATTAGAAATTATCCGTCGCGGAGTAGTTGAAATCGTACCAGAGGATGAGTTGAAGCAAAAGGTTATCAAATCAGTGTTAACGAAAAATCCTTTAAAAGTAAAATTAGGATTAGACCCTTCGGCACCAGATATTCACATAGGGCACACTGTAGTATTACATAAACTTAGACAATTTCAAGACCTTGGACATCAGGTTCAACTGATTATAGGGGATTTTACAGGTCGGATAGGAGACCCTACAGGAAAATCTGAAACTCGTAAACAGTTAACTGAAGAAGATGTTATCAAAAACGCTCAGACCTATAAAGAACAATTTTTTAAAATACTTGATATTGAAAAAACAACTGTTTTTTTTAATTCAGAATGGCTGGCACCATTAAATTTTGCAGATGTTGTTGAACTTTCTGCAAAAGTTACCGTTGCACGGATGCTGGAACGCGATGATTTTACAAAACGATACAATTCAGGTCAATCTATTAGTATTCATGAGTTTTTCTATCCTTTAATGCAAGGGTATGACTCAGTCGCTTTGCAGAGTGATGTTGAAATTGGCGGAACTGATCAAAAATTTAACTTATTGATGGGAAGGACTTTGCAAAAAGAATACAATGTTCCGACACAAGCTACTGTTATGCTTCCATTAATTGAAGGGTTAGACGGCGTTAAAAAAATGAGTAAAAGCTTAAACAATTATATTGGTATAGATGAAGAACCAAGCGAGATTTATGGTAAATCTATGTCAATCCCTGATGAACTGATGGTTAAATATTATGAACTTGCTACAGATATGTCTATGGAAGATTTAGATGCTCTTAAAGCAGGTTTAGAGAATGGATCAGTGCATCCTAGAGATGCAAAAATGAAGTTAGCACATACATTTGTACGAATGTATCATGGTTTAGAGGCAGCGAATGAGGCACAAGAACGCTTTAAAACCGTTTTCCAAAAAAGAGCATTGCCAGAAGATATTCCTTCTATTGAAATCCCATCAAGTATATTGGATAACGGTACATTACGTTTAATAAATTTACTTGTACATTTAAAATTACAAAGTTCAAATGGAGAAGCAAGAAGAAGCATCACTCAAGGAGCAGTTAGAATAAATGAAGAGAAAATTACGGATGTCAATGCTGTAGTTAATCCAAAAGAAGGGGATATTGTCCAAGTTGGGAAAAGGAAATTTGCAAAAGTAATCTTGACTTGA
- a CDS encoding transglycosylase domain-containing protein, with product MSKKKSKNNSKTILKKSLFISLITVKWILIIGLIFGILTGGVVLGYVTSIVKDEPVRSPEEMVSEVMKNNVSGFAYFNDETLIGQLRSTEDRRMIELDDIPKVIQDAFIATEDQNFENHIGIDIKGLTRAVKQQVFNEEIQTGGSTITQQLARRVFLNFDQTIDRKVKEIILSVRMEQVLTKNQILEAYLNKIGFGTGSSGYPVSGVKAAIQGIFGLENLNDINIAQAAFLAGLPQNPNKYSPFTGYGEFDEVGFNAAIERQKHVLNRMKEAEKITEAEYKEALNYDLKASLAEPSEKAYTTYPYLMFEIERRAAEVLIKQKNPELSQKEVNSLVEETREEVVNGGFKIYTTIDQTIYDALQEIASNPENFAPDNENGVEQTGAVMINNSTGAILGMIEGRGYEIEEYNHATQMKRQPGSSMKPIAAYLPALESGELQPASVVDDIPMILPDGGKGAHIPLNWDYKYHGLMTAREALNESYNIPAIYIYNEIVGRDGALDFVEQLGITTLTEEDRNAQTGVIGGLSYGTTVEELTNAYSSIANYGEFNDAFLIEKIEDQDGKIVYEHQLAPERVFSEQAAYLITDMLKTAVSEGASGGEIRKGFQNYGKIPIVGKTGTTNLYRDVWFLGYSPDITLGVWAGYDQNGSLDFGRYDERTGKTRAKEIWAKVMDKTIELKPELFTTTEFYQPDGLTRKTVSSKSGLIASELTKQAGYTTTDLFDKRYVPTKMDDSLSELPVISYKDINYIPLAATPNDMIETKIVVNRSTPLKELYEEIDTILKGYSSSQKPKNRNGYPMRLEDFYPTDMDSTAPIAEDPRIEDGKNPEPPFNVRLEQKEGINVITFDHSPSEDVVGYRFYRNNGNGYTHSQTKRYDDELKFKDYVSASVDYFYYVVSVDVSGNISEPKQLQTNKDAQSPEIPEENDDGEDTDDNDDNDDNERNNNDLDNIGSLPKVPTNIEATKEELTVKITWTANSIDDKVLYYEIYYSDEKDGEYQFISNANKNSFADTSLINEGWYRITAVNKTGASALSEPVEVNE from the coding sequence ATGTCAAAGAAAAAAAGTAAAAACAACTCAAAAACTATACTTAAAAAATCATTATTTATATCTTTGATAACTGTGAAATGGATTTTAATTATTGGCTTAATTTTTGGAATTTTAACTGGTGGAGTAGTATTAGGTTATGTGACTTCTATCGTTAAAGATGAACCTGTACGTTCACCAGAAGAAATGGTATCCGAGGTTATGAAAAACAATGTCTCTGGATTTGCCTATTTTAATGATGAAACGTTGATCGGACAACTCCGCTCAACAGAAGATCGTAGAATGATTGAGTTGGATGACATACCTAAAGTCATTCAAGATGCTTTTATAGCCACAGAGGATCAAAATTTTGAAAATCACATTGGGATTGATATTAAAGGATTAACACGTGCAGTAAAACAGCAAGTGTTTAATGAGGAAATTCAAACAGGTGGAAGTACAATTACACAACAATTGGCTAGAAGAGTATTTTTAAATTTTGACCAAACAATTGATAGAAAAGTAAAAGAAATCATTCTTTCTGTTCGTATGGAGCAAGTTTTAACAAAAAATCAAATTCTTGAAGCATATTTAAATAAAATAGGATTTGGAACAGGTTCTAGCGGTTATCCAGTTTCTGGAGTAAAAGCTGCCATTCAAGGTATCTTTGGATTAGAGAACCTTAACGATATCAATATTGCTCAAGCTGCATTCTTAGCTGGTTTGCCGCAAAATCCAAATAAATACTCGCCTTTTACTGGATATGGGGAGTTTGATGAAGTAGGGTTTAATGCTGCAATCGAAAGACAAAAACATGTACTTAATAGAATGAAAGAAGCTGAAAAAATTACAGAAGCTGAATATAAAGAAGCGTTGAATTACGATCTCAAAGCATCATTAGCTGAACCTTCTGAAAAAGCATATACTACTTACCCTTACCTTATGTTTGAAATTGAACGTAGAGCGGCGGAAGTTTTAATTAAACAAAAAAACCCTGAACTATCTCAGAAGGAAGTCAACTCCTTAGTAGAGGAAACTCGCGAAGAAGTAGTCAATGGTGGATTTAAAATATATACAACCATAGATCAAACGATTTATGACGCTTTGCAAGAAATAGCCAGCAACCCTGAAAACTTCGCTCCAGATAATGAAAATGGTGTGGAACAAACCGGTGCAGTAATGATTAACAATAGTACCGGTGCCATCTTAGGGATGATTGAAGGTCGCGGTTATGAAATTGAAGAGTATAACCATGCTACTCAAATGAAAAGACAACCTGGTTCTTCCATGAAACCTATTGCAGCATATTTACCAGCGTTAGAATCAGGTGAATTGCAGCCTGCTTCTGTCGTAGACGATATTCCGATGATCTTACCTGATGGAGGTAAGGGTGCTCATATTCCTTTGAACTGGGATTATAAGTATCATGGATTGATGACAGCTCGTGAGGCATTAAATGAATCTTACAATATCCCTGCCATTTATATATACAACGAAATAGTTGGTAGAGATGGCGCACTAGATTTTGTTGAACAGCTAGGGATTACCACTTTAACCGAGGAAGATAGAAACGCACAAACTGGGGTTATTGGTGGACTTTCCTACGGAACTACTGTTGAAGAATTAACCAATGCATATTCAAGTATAGCTAACTATGGTGAGTTTAACGATGCCTTTTTAATTGAAAAAATTGAAGATCAGGATGGAAAAATCGTATACGAACATCAACTTGCACCTGAAAGAGTATTTTCAGAACAAGCTGCTTATTTAATAACAGATATGTTAAAAACAGCAGTTTCTGAAGGAGCTTCAGGTGGAGAAATCAGAAAAGGATTCCAAAATTATGGCAAAATACCAATTGTAGGTAAAACAGGTACTACGAATCTATATCGAGATGTATGGTTTTTAGGATATTCTCCTGATATTACATTAGGTGTATGGGCTGGATATGACCAAAATGGTTCATTAGATTTTGGAAGATATGATGAACGTACTGGAAAAACCAGAGCGAAAGAAATTTGGGCAAAAGTCATGGATAAAACGATTGAATTAAAACCTGAACTTTTTACGACCACTGAATTTTATCAACCAGATGGACTTACAAGAAAAACAGTTTCAAGTAAATCGGGACTAATTGCTTCTGAATTAACTAAACAGGCCGGATATACAACAACAGATTTATTTGATAAAAGGTATGTACCTACTAAGATGGATGATAGCTTATCAGAATTACCTGTTATCAGCTATAAAGACATCAATTATATCCCACTTGCTGCTACACCAAACGATATGATTGAAACCAAAATCGTTGTGAATAGAAGCACGCCATTAAAGGAGCTTTATGAGGAAATTGATACAATCCTAAAAGGGTATTCCAGTAGTCAAAAACCTAAAAATAGAAATGGATATCCTATGAGGCTTGAAGATTTCTATCCTACTGACATGGATTCAACTGCACCTATTGCTGAAGACCCAAGAATAGAGGACGGTAAAAACCCCGAACCTCCATTCAATGTAAGGTTGGAACAAAAAGAAGGAATCAATGTTATTACATTTGACCATAGTCCAAGTGAGGATGTAGTAGGTTATCGTTTTTATAGAAATAATGGAAATGGATATACACATTCACAAACTAAACGATACGATGATGAATTGAAATTTAAAGATTATGTCAGTGCATCTGTTGATTATTTTTATTATGTAGTATCTGTTGATGTCTCTGGGAATATTTCAGAACCAAAGCAGCTTCAAACAAATAAAGATGCTCAGTCACCTGAAATTCCTGAGGAGAATGACGATGGAGAAGATACGGATGACAATGATGATAATGATGATAATGAAAGAAATAATAATGATCTAGATAATATTGGATCATTACCTAAGGTCCCTACAAATATTGAAGCTACAAAAGAGGAATTAACTGTAAAAATTACATGGACTGCAAACTCAATCGATGACAAAGTTTTATACTATGAGATTTATTACAGCGATGAAAAAGATGGAGAATATCAATTCATCTCCAATGCAAATAAAAATTCCTTTGCAGACACCAGTCTTATAAATGAAGGATGGTACCGAATTACTGCTGTAAATAAAACGGGAGCTTCAGCATTATCTGAGCCTGTAGAAGTGAATGAATAA
- the acsA gene encoding acetate--CoA ligase, giving the protein MGKNNEEVIEVVASEANLQDYETSRSEFEWEHIIKDFSWYNSGKVNMAYEAIDRHAESTIKDKVALYYSDSLRDESYTFADMKKKSNQAGNVLRDLGIHKGDRVFIFMPRTPELYFVLLGAIKNGAIVGPLFEAFMETAVKDRLEDSEAVAVVTTPELLHRIQVSDLPNLKHIILVGKDISLSEGQVDFNQEMKNASDKFEMEWVDREDGLIIHYTSGSTGKPKGVFHSHNAMIQHYYTGKIVLDLKEDDIYWCTADPGWVTGTSYGIFAPWLNGATNVIRGGRFSPQDWYETIQKYKITVWYSAPTAFRMLMGAGDDVVHQFDLSSLRHVLSVGEPLNPEVIRWGLKVYNQRIHDTWWMTETGGQLICNYPRMEIKPGSMGKPIPGVDAAIIDDRGKEVPPYHMGNLAIKTPWPSMMRKIWKNEAKYEEYFRIPGWYISGDSAYRDDDGYFWFQGRIDDVINTSGERVGPFEVESKLVEHPAVAEAGVIGIPDPVRGEIIKAYISLRNGYKPSQVLKEQISQYVREGLSAHAAPREIVFKDKLPKTRSGKIMRRVLKAWELNLPTGDLSTIDD; this is encoded by the coding sequence ATGGGGAAAAATAATGAAGAAGTGATCGAGGTAGTAGCTTCAGAGGCAAATTTACAAGACTATGAGACCAGTCGTTCAGAGTTCGAGTGGGAGCATATTATTAAGGATTTTTCTTGGTACAATTCAGGGAAAGTGAATATGGCTTACGAGGCAATTGATCGGCATGCGGAATCAACGATAAAAGATAAGGTTGCTTTATATTATAGTGATTCACTACGTGATGAATCTTACACTTTCGCAGACATGAAAAAGAAATCTAACCAAGCAGGAAATGTATTAAGAGATCTAGGAATTCACAAAGGGGATCGTGTATTTATTTTTATGCCAAGAACTCCTGAGCTTTATTTTGTCTTATTAGGGGCCATTAAAAATGGAGCAATCGTAGGTCCATTATTTGAAGCATTTATGGAGACTGCCGTGAAAGATCGCTTGGAGGATAGTGAAGCTGTTGCAGTAGTAACTACGCCAGAATTACTTCATAGAATTCAAGTTTCAGATCTTCCTAATTTAAAACATATCATATTAGTTGGCAAGGATATTTCTTTATCTGAAGGACAGGTGGATTTTAATCAAGAAATGAAAAATGCTTCAGATAAGTTTGAAATGGAATGGGTAGATCGTGAAGATGGTTTAATTATTCACTATACTTCTGGCTCTACTGGAAAGCCTAAAGGTGTTTTTCACTCTCACAATGCAATGATTCAGCATTATTATACTGGTAAAATCGTTCTGGATTTAAAAGAGGACGATATTTATTGGTGTACTGCCGATCCTGGATGGGTAACTGGAACATCATATGGGATATTTGCTCCTTGGTTAAATGGAGCAACCAATGTGATTAGAGGTGGTAGATTTAGTCCTCAGGATTGGTATGAAACCATTCAAAAATATAAAATTACAGTATGGTACAGTGCACCCACTGCATTTCGCATGCTGATGGGAGCAGGGGACGATGTTGTCCACCAATTTGATCTATCTAGCCTTAGACATGTATTAAGTGTAGGAGAGCCACTGAATCCTGAGGTTATTCGCTGGGGGTTGAAAGTATATAATCAGCGTATCCATGATACTTGGTGGATGACAGAAACAGGAGGACAGCTCATTTGTAATTATCCTCGAATGGAAATCAAACCTGGTTCAATGGGGAAACCAATTCCAGGTGTTGATGCAGCAATTATTGATGATCGTGGCAAGGAAGTACCTCCATATCACATGGGCAACTTAGCAATAAAAACCCCTTGGCCTTCGATGATGAGGAAAATATGGAAAAATGAAGCCAAATATGAGGAGTATTTTAGAATACCTGGTTGGTATATATCTGGAGACTCAGCTTATCGTGATGATGACGGTTATTTTTGGTTTCAAGGTAGAATTGATGATGTTATTAATACATCTGGTGAGAGAGTAGGTCCGTTTGAGGTAGAAAGTAAATTGGTTGAACATCCTGCTGTTGCTGAAGCTGGTGTAATTGGGATTCCTGATCCTGTGCGCGGTGAAATTATTAAAGCTTATATCTCTTTGAGAAACGGATATAAACCTTCACAAGTATTAAAAGAACAGATTTCACAGTATGTAAGAGAAGGGTTGTCTGCTCATGCAGCACCTCGTGAAATTGTATTTAAAGATAAGCTTCCAAAAACAAGAAGTGGTAAAATTATGAGACGTGTGTTAAAGGCTTGGGAATTAAACCTCCCAACTGGAGATTTATCTACTATTGATGATTGA
- a CDS encoding 5'-methylthioadenosine/adenosylhomocysteine nucleosidase, producing MNYNKIGLIGAMDEEIKRFLDHIDNSKTVVKAGIQFYEGYFYDTKVVLCKSGVGKVNAAICSQILIDTFLVDAVIFTGVAGALHPELQIGDILISTDCMHHDMDATALGFDKGMIPYDKTSVFKADDHLINLAFNASEKWFRDRTRKGRVLSGDQFIADREIVRNLHEQMDGDCTEMEGAAVAQVCYMNAVPFVIIRSMSDKADGSADVNFTEFVVQASQHSYQIVEHMFKNMSPYLK from the coding sequence ATGAATTATAATAAGATAGGATTAATTGGTGCAATGGATGAAGAAATAAAAAGATTTCTTGATCATATTGATAATTCAAAAACAGTTGTAAAAGCAGGAATACAGTTTTATGAAGGTTATTTTTACGATACAAAGGTCGTATTATGTAAATCCGGTGTAGGAAAAGTAAACGCGGCAATATGTTCTCAAATATTAATCGATACCTTCTTGGTAGATGCCGTTATTTTTACAGGAGTTGCAGGTGCTCTTCATCCAGAGTTACAAATAGGTGATATTCTGATTTCTACGGATTGTATGCATCATGATATGGATGCCACAGCACTTGGTTTTGATAAAGGCATGATTCCTTATGATAAAACCTCTGTTTTTAAAGCAGATGATCATTTAATAAATTTAGCTTTTAATGCAAGTGAGAAGTGGTTTAGAGATCGTACACGAAAAGGAAGAGTATTATCAGGAGATCAATTCATAGCTGATCGAGAAATCGTTAGAAATTTACATGAACAGATGGATGGAGATTGTACAGAAATGGAGGGGGCAGCAGTAGCTCAAGTGTGTTACATGAATGCAGTTCCATTCGTCATTATTCGCTCGATGTCAGATAAAGCTGATGGCTCAGCAGATGTTAATTTTACAGAGTTTGTTGTACAAGCCTCTCAACATTCTTATCAAATTGTAGAGCATATGTTTAAAAACATGAGTCCTTACCTAAAGTGA